Proteins found in one Terribacillus sp. DMT04 genomic segment:
- the tsaE gene encoding tRNA (adenosine(37)-N6)-threonylcarbamoyltransferase complex ATPase subunit type 1 TsaE, whose product MTHFKKTVHTIEETNTFGLRLAELLQPGDLITMEGDLGAGKTTLTKAIGGGLGVTRTINSPTFTIIKEYEGRLPLYHMDVYRLENSDEDIGFEEYFSGQGVTIVEWAHFIEDYLPKDRLELTIKHDGEARTITLQPVGERYEKLCKELTK is encoded by the coding sequence ATGACCCATTTTAAAAAGACAGTGCATACAATAGAAGAAACGAATACGTTCGGCCTGCGATTAGCCGAATTACTGCAGCCAGGTGATCTTATTACAATGGAAGGAGATCTTGGTGCAGGAAAGACGACACTAACAAAAGCAATTGGTGGTGGGTTGGGTGTTACACGTACAATTAATAGCCCTACCTTTACAATTATTAAAGAATACGAGGGCCGTTTGCCTTTGTATCATATGGATGTGTACCGTCTGGAGAATAGTGACGAAGATATAGGTTTTGAGGAGTATTTTTCGGGACAAGGAGTTACCATTGTCGAGTGGGCGCACTTCATTGAAGACTACTTACCGAAAGATCGACTGGAGCTTACAATCAAACATGACGGTGAGGCAAGGACAATTACGCTGCAGCCAGTTGGCGAGCGTTATGAAAAGCTTTGTAAGGAGTTAACAAAATGA
- the tsaB gene encoding tRNA (adenosine(37)-N6)-threonylcarbamoyltransferase complex dimerization subunit type 1 TsaB, whose product MTILAMDTSNQLLGVAIVKDGVTLGEHVMHGHRDHSVRLLPAIEQLMKETKTAPEDLDRIVVGQGPGSYTGVRISMATAKTMAWALNIDVIGVSSLEALAYQGQLFSGYVCPFFDARRGQVYTALYASSPVKFEQVEGAVNPLFTEWLEQLRDKEEKVLFLSPDIETYRDIITETLGDQAVIPENSMHYARPSVLAQIGAVRQADNLHQIVPDYVRLTEAESNWLKQQERQK is encoded by the coding sequence ATGACTATATTAGCCATGGATACATCCAATCAGCTGCTAGGTGTAGCAATTGTTAAGGATGGCGTTACATTAGGTGAGCATGTCATGCATGGTCACCGCGATCACTCTGTTCGTTTGCTGCCTGCGATTGAACAGCTGATGAAAGAAACAAAAACGGCTCCAGAGGATTTGGATCGAATTGTAGTAGGGCAGGGGCCAGGTTCGTATACTGGCGTAAGGATCAGTATGGCAACTGCCAAAACAATGGCGTGGGCACTAAATATTGATGTTATTGGTGTTTCGAGTTTAGAGGCACTTGCTTACCAAGGACAGTTGTTCTCCGGGTATGTGTGTCCGTTCTTTGATGCGCGCAGAGGGCAAGTGTATACAGCCTTATATGCCAGCAGTCCTGTTAAATTTGAACAAGTAGAGGGAGCAGTTAATCCGTTGTTTACAGAGTGGCTGGAACAGTTGCGAGATAAGGAAGAGAAGGTGTTATTCTTGAGCCCGGATATCGAAACTTACCGAGATATCATCACGGAAACACTTGGTGATCAAGCGGTTATACCGGAGAATAGCATGCATTATGCACGTCCGTCTGTCCTTGCTCAAATAGGAGCTGTTAGACAAGCGGATAATCTTCATCAGATTGTACCGGATTATGTTCGTTTAACGGAGGCGGAATCCAATTGGCTCAAACAACAGGAGCGGCAAAAGTGA
- the rimI gene encoding ribosomal protein S18-alanine N-acetyltransferase, with product MSAQPIVRQMQLADIPAAYTIETASFATPWTIDIFEREITENTFASYFVIEKEGVIAGYCGMWLVIDEAQITNIAILPSYRGKKLGEKLFAHVMEQAILAGAYRLSLEVRVSNLPAQHLYRKFGLVPGGIRKNYYTDNQEDAIVMWVNL from the coding sequence GTGAGTGCGCAGCCAATCGTTCGTCAAATGCAATTAGCAGACATTCCGGCTGCCTACACCATAGAGACAGCATCTTTTGCAACGCCGTGGACAATTGATATTTTTGAACGTGAAATTACAGAAAATACGTTTGCCAGTTATTTTGTCATTGAGAAAGAGGGCGTTATTGCTGGTTACTGCGGCATGTGGCTTGTTATTGATGAAGCACAGATCACGAATATAGCTATTTTGCCAAGTTACCGTGGAAAGAAACTGGGAGAAAAACTATTTGCTCATGTCATGGAGCAAGCTATTCTCGCTGGAGCATATCGTTTATCATTGGAAGTACGCGTATCTAATCTGCCAGCGCAGCATCTATATCGCAAGTTTGGTTTAGTGCCTGGCGGGATACGAAAAAACTATTATACAGACAATCAAGAAGATGCGATTGTAATGTGGGTGAACTTATGA
- the tsaD gene encoding tRNA (adenosine(37)-N6)-threonylcarbamoyltransferase complex transferase subunit TsaD, whose product MKTSELILAIETSCDETAAAVIEGGTVIRSNVVASQIESHKRFGGVVPEIASRHHVEQITIVIEEALQQAGVEKNDLDAVAVTQGPGLIGALLVGVNAAKALAFSIGKPLIGVHHIAGHIYANRLEQEFAFPLLALVVSGGHTELVLMKEHGSFEVIGETRDDAAGEAYDKVARTLQLPYPGGPRIDKLAAEGEQSIDFPRAWLEPESYDFSFSGLKSAVINTLHNAKQKGETYPPADVAASFQASVVEVLVGKTLRAAEQYGAKQVIVAGGVAANSGLRAALEQAFADKQADLLIPPLALCTDNAAMIGAAASISYQQGKFADLAMNARASMPL is encoded by the coding sequence ATGAAAACATCAGAACTTATATTAGCAATAGAAACAAGCTGTGATGAAACTGCAGCTGCTGTTATCGAGGGCGGCACCGTGATTCGGTCCAATGTTGTGGCCTCCCAAATTGAGAGTCACAAGCGATTTGGCGGTGTTGTGCCGGAGATTGCTTCCCGGCATCATGTGGAGCAGATCACAATTGTCATAGAAGAGGCACTTCAGCAAGCAGGTGTTGAGAAGAATGATTTGGATGCCGTAGCAGTAACGCAGGGGCCAGGTTTAATTGGTGCACTACTCGTCGGAGTAAATGCTGCTAAAGCATTGGCCTTTTCCATCGGTAAGCCGCTGATTGGGGTACATCATATCGCCGGTCATATTTACGCAAACCGTCTGGAGCAGGAATTTGCATTCCCGCTGCTAGCATTAGTTGTTTCAGGTGGACATACAGAGCTGGTTCTTATGAAAGAGCATGGCAGCTTTGAAGTGATCGGAGAAACACGTGATGATGCAGCAGGAGAAGCGTATGATAAAGTAGCCAGAACGTTACAGCTGCCTTATCCAGGCGGCCCACGCATTGATAAGCTGGCAGCAGAAGGCGAGCAGTCTATTGATTTCCCTCGCGCATGGCTAGAGCCGGAGAGTTACGATTTTAGCTTCTCTGGTCTTAAGTCGGCGGTAATTAATACACTTCACAATGCGAAGCAAAAAGGAGAAACGTATCCTCCTGCTGACGTTGCGGCAAGCTTCCAAGCAAGTGTTGTAGAAGTACTCGTTGGGAAGACACTCCGAGCAGCCGAGCAATATGGTGCCAAACAAGTGATCGTAGCTGGGGGCGTTGCAGCGAACAGCGGACTAAGAGCGGCATTGGAGCAAGCATTTGCGGACAAGCAAGCAGATCTTTTAATTCCGCCGCTTGCACTTTGCACCGATAATGCTGCAATGATTGGGGCAGCTGCATCTATATCTTATCAACAAGGCAAATTCGCTGATTTGGCGATGAACGCGAGAGCATCTATGCCACTATAA
- a CDS encoding ABC-F family ATP-binding cassette domain-containing protein → MILLQANNITKLFGADVILSNIKLEVQTQDRLAIVGRNGAGKSTLLKILAGELTYDEGNVFLAKEATLGYLEQHTGLESDKSILEEMKTVFADLIQQEQELRRLETKMGDSDLIADEAAYQQLLTNYDTKQQAFRLNGGYQYEADIRSVLNGLRFGDKDLSTPIGSLSGGQKTRLALGKLLLQKPDVLILDEPTNHLDISTLDWLEGYLSSYQGAVVVVSHDRYFLDKTVNTVIEIAHNHSVRYKGNYSNYLDQKAANYEKEMKQFEKQQSEIKKMEEFVQKNIARATTTKRAQSRRKQLEKMDRIERPLHDASSAKLTFDIDRRSGNDVLKVKELAYQYPESTSPVFKDVSFQMNRQDRIALTGPNGTGKTTLLKTIIGKLPAKTGHVELGAGVSIGYYDQEQTELHSSKSVLAELWDEYPLMDEKDIRTILGNFLFTGDDVLKVVNTLSGGEKARLALAKLMMQKSNLLIMDEPTNHLDLDSKEVLEGALADYPGTILFVSHDRYFMNKIATQVLEMTNKQLVTYLGNYDYFIEKKQEQQEIADLEALAAETKQPVKQENKSNYHQDKAMKREIRKRERRIAELEEKIAELETEIEGNETLLTDPEVFQDYQKAQEITERNEQLQAALLEVMEEWETLIEENESYAQE, encoded by the coding sequence ATGATTTTATTGCAAGCGAATAATATAACGAAACTATTTGGCGCAGATGTCATTTTATCCAATATAAAGCTAGAAGTACAAACACAGGATCGTTTAGCTATTGTCGGACGCAACGGTGCCGGCAAATCAACCCTCCTGAAGATTCTAGCAGGTGAATTGACATACGATGAGGGAAACGTCTTCCTCGCCAAGGAAGCCACACTCGGCTACTTAGAACAACACACAGGCTTAGAATCAGATAAAAGTATACTGGAAGAAATGAAAACAGTATTTGCTGACCTTATCCAGCAAGAGCAGGAATTGCGCCGCCTGGAAACAAAAATGGGTGATTCTGATTTAATTGCCGACGAAGCAGCTTATCAGCAGCTCCTTACGAACTATGATACAAAGCAGCAAGCGTTTCGCTTAAACGGCGGTTATCAGTACGAAGCTGACATTCGTTCTGTATTAAACGGCCTGCGGTTTGGCGATAAAGACTTGTCCACACCAATCGGTTCATTAAGCGGCGGTCAAAAAACACGGCTTGCGTTAGGAAAGCTGCTGCTTCAGAAACCTGATGTATTAATACTAGATGAGCCGACCAACCATTTAGATATCTCAACATTGGACTGGCTTGAGGGCTATTTAAGCAGCTATCAAGGTGCTGTTGTCGTCGTATCCCACGATCGATATTTCCTCGACAAGACCGTGAATACTGTTATCGAGATTGCTCATAATCACTCTGTGCGATATAAAGGCAATTACAGCAATTATCTAGACCAAAAAGCGGCAAATTACGAAAAAGAAATGAAGCAATTTGAAAAGCAGCAGTCTGAAATAAAGAAAATGGAAGAATTCGTTCAAAAGAACATCGCGCGGGCAACCACGACAAAACGCGCACAGAGCAGACGAAAACAATTAGAGAAAATGGATCGAATAGAGCGTCCGCTTCATGATGCGTCTTCAGCAAAGCTGACTTTTGATATTGATCGCCGCAGCGGCAATGACGTGCTAAAGGTAAAAGAATTAGCGTATCAGTACCCGGAAAGTACATCTCCTGTATTTAAAGATGTCAGCTTCCAAATGAATCGCCAGGACCGTATTGCACTTACTGGACCTAACGGAACTGGGAAAACAACGCTGCTTAAAACGATCATTGGAAAGCTTCCTGCAAAAACTGGTCATGTAGAGCTAGGCGCAGGCGTTAGCATTGGCTACTACGATCAGGAACAAACAGAACTGCATTCTTCCAAATCGGTACTTGCTGAGCTATGGGATGAATACCCGCTAATGGATGAGAAGGATATACGCACTATCCTCGGAAACTTCCTATTCACAGGTGATGATGTACTTAAAGTAGTCAACACACTGAGCGGCGGAGAGAAAGCCCGACTTGCGTTAGCGAAGCTGATGATGCAGAAGTCCAACCTTTTAATCATGGATGAACCGACCAACCACTTAGACTTAGATAGTAAAGAAGTGCTGGAAGGCGCATTAGCAGATTATCCTGGTACGATTCTATTCGTCTCTCATGACCGTTACTTTATGAACAAAATTGCCACACAAGTGCTGGAAATGACGAACAAGCAGCTTGTAACTTATTTAGGGAACTATGATTACTTTATAGAGAAGAAGCAAGAACAGCAAGAAATTGCCGATCTAGAAGCATTAGCAGCCGAAACAAAGCAGCCTGTTAAGCAAGAAAATAAATCGAATTATCATCAAGATAAAGCAATGAAACGGGAAATTCGGAAAAGAGAACGACGTATTGCGGAGCTGGAAGAAAAAATCGCTGAGTTGGAGACAGAGATTGAAGGTAACGAAACATTGCTCACTGATCCGGAAGTTTTCCAAGATTATCAGAAGGCGCAGGAAATTACAGAACGTAATGAACAGCTCCAAGCTGCACTGCTGGAAGTTATGGAAGAGTGGGAAACACTCATCGAAGAAAATGAAAGTTATGCACAGGAGTAA
- a CDS encoding redox-sensing transcriptional repressor Rex — protein sequence MYMDQNKIPKATAKRLPLYYRFLNSLHLQGKTRVSSKELSESVKVDSATIRRDFSYFGALGKKGYGYNVEYLLKFFRKTLDQDEITKVALIGVGNLGTAFLHYNFIKNNNTKIEMAFDTDPGKVDHNIGGVPVYHIDDLEDYIGNVSAAILTVPAIAAQPITDRLVDCGIAGILNFTPARIAVPDNIRVHHIDLAIELQSLVYFLKHY from the coding sequence ATGTATATGGATCAAAATAAAATACCGAAGGCGACGGCAAAGCGACTGCCGCTTTATTACCGATTTCTCAACAGCCTGCATCTGCAAGGCAAAACGCGTGTTTCTTCTAAAGAACTTAGCGAATCGGTGAAAGTCGACTCCGCAACAATTCGCCGTGACTTCTCTTATTTCGGAGCACTTGGTAAAAAGGGCTACGGCTATAATGTAGAGTATTTGCTGAAGTTTTTCCGAAAAACATTAGATCAAGATGAGATTACGAAAGTGGCACTCATTGGAGTAGGTAACCTTGGTACTGCATTTCTGCATTACAACTTTATTAAAAATAATAATACAAAGATAGAAATGGCTTTCGACACCGACCCTGGAAAAGTGGATCATAATATCGGCGGCGTACCCGTTTATCATATTGATGACTTAGAGGATTATATAGGGAATGTGAGTGCCGCAATACTAACAGTGCCAGCAATCGCTGCACAGCCTATTACGGATCGCTTGGTGGATTGCGGTATTGCTGGAATTCTGAATTTCACGCCAGCGCGTATTGCCGTACCTGATAATATCCGCGTACATCATATTGATCTCGCAATTGAATTACAATCGCTGGTTTATTTTCTTAAACATTATTAA
- a CDS encoding phosphate ABC transporter ATP-binding protein, with amino-acid sequence MEKQQAAIYLDSVTYHAGEKEILHAITGTFAKGKITSVIGPSGAGKTTLFRLCNGLQSPDSGDILIDGKDILSYDPISLRRHVGIVLQQATMLEGSVRENLALPLRLAGEELSEAKAARIVQEVGLDTDILDRDSKSLSGGQQQKVSIARTLLNRPQILLLDEITSSLDRVSKQDIEKLILQINREYGTTVIWITHNLEQAKAVADQVWVMMSGEVIEAGTADLLDHPEKEAVKQFVKEGEA; translated from the coding sequence ATGGAGAAACAGCAAGCAGCTATATACTTAGATAGTGTAACTTACCATGCAGGTGAAAAAGAAATTTTGCATGCTATTACAGGAACATTTGCTAAAGGAAAAATTACGAGCGTTATCGGTCCATCTGGTGCTGGAAAGACTACTTTGTTTCGTTTGTGTAATGGATTGCAGTCGCCGGATAGCGGAGATATTCTGATAGATGGGAAAGATATCTTGTCTTATGATCCAATCAGTTTACGCCGCCATGTTGGTATTGTTCTGCAGCAAGCAACGATGCTCGAGGGCAGTGTGAGGGAAAACTTGGCGTTGCCGCTGCGACTTGCTGGTGAAGAGCTGTCAGAAGCGAAAGCAGCACGAATTGTGCAAGAAGTAGGTCTGGATACAGATATATTAGACCGGGACAGTAAAAGCTTATCAGGCGGACAGCAACAAAAGGTATCGATCGCCAGGACATTATTAAATCGCCCTCAAATTCTGCTGCTCGATGAGATCACATCTTCCTTAGACCGGGTATCTAAGCAGGATATTGAAAAACTGATTCTCCAAATTAACAGGGAATATGGAACTACGGTCATATGGATTACACATAACCTAGAGCAAGCAAAAGCAGTCGCAGATCAGGTGTGGGTGATGATGAGCGGAGAAGTAATAGAGGCAGGAACAGCTGACCTGCTTGATCATCCGGAGAAAGAAGCAGTGAAACAGTTTGTAAAGGAGGGAGAAGCATGA
- the fetB gene encoding iron export ABC transporter permease subunit FetB: protein MSFLALLLTLIFVLIPLILSKTLRLGLEKDTLIATVRSIIQLFAVGYVLQFIFESENMLYIFLMVMLMIGAATQNARKKGKSIKGITWKLIFTFVVIEVLTQGILLSLQITPPTAQYIIPLSGMVIGNSMVLGILFLNRFTSEVASRREETELILSLGGTPKQAIQKSLLASIKASTIPTIESQKTIGLVQLPGMMSGQIIAGADPLQAVMFQLLILFLLLTTAIVTSIMLGFLSYPTKFTERMQMIE from the coding sequence ATGAGTTTCCTTGCTTTATTGCTCACACTTATATTTGTACTCATTCCGCTAATTTTATCGAAAACATTACGTCTTGGGCTAGAAAAAGATACACTCATCGCGACTGTTCGTTCCATTATTCAGCTGTTTGCAGTCGGCTATGTATTGCAGTTCATCTTCGAATCCGAAAATATGCTTTATATTTTCTTGATGGTGATGTTAATGATTGGCGCAGCAACACAAAATGCGAGGAAAAAAGGGAAAAGCATTAAGGGAATTACATGGAAATTAATCTTTACATTTGTCGTTATTGAAGTGCTGACGCAAGGAATCTTGTTAAGTCTTCAGATAACACCGCCAACAGCACAGTATATTATCCCGCTCAGCGGAATGGTGATTGGTAATTCCATGGTGCTTGGTATATTGTTTCTGAACCGATTTACATCTGAAGTAGCATCCCGCAGAGAGGAAACAGAGCTTATCCTTTCTTTAGGCGGAACCCCAAAGCAGGCAATCCAGAAATCGCTGCTTGCTTCCATTAAAGCAAGTACCATCCCAACCATTGAAAGCCAGAAAACAATTGGGTTAGTACAGCTGCCAGGAATGATGAGCGGGCAGATTATCGCAGGAGCAGACCCGCTTCAAGCAGTTATGTTCCAGCTGCTGATCTTATTCCTGCTGCTGACGACAGCTATTGTTACGAGTATCATGCTCGGATTCTTATCTTATCCGACGAAGTTTACGGAGCGGATGCAGATGATCGAGTAA
- a CDS encoding universal stress protein: MYEKILLAVDGSEHSLRATEEVIKMCQASTHPVQLEVINALQEVRNSEIVLQQVKPDDVYRDGELRIQHNEEKLRNANIPYTRTIERGEAGKMIAEKANNGLFDLVVIGTRGLNGFQKLVVGSVSTEVIKRAKCPVLVVK; this comes from the coding sequence ATGTATGAAAAAATCCTATTGGCTGTTGATGGCTCAGAGCATTCGCTTCGAGCAACGGAGGAAGTAATAAAAATGTGTCAAGCCAGCACGCATCCCGTGCAGCTGGAGGTTATTAACGCGCTGCAAGAAGTACGCAACAGTGAGATTGTGCTGCAGCAGGTGAAGCCAGATGATGTGTATCGGGATGGTGAATTGCGTATTCAGCATAATGAAGAGAAGCTGCGCAATGCGAATATTCCTTATACGCGTACAATCGAACGCGGAGAAGCCGGCAAGATGATAGCTGAAAAAGCGAATAACGGCTTGTTTGATCTTGTCGTAATTGGAACACGAGGTTTGAATGGGTTTCAAAAACTTGTTGTAGGCAGTGTAAGTACAGAAGTGATTAAAAGAGCAAAATGCCCAGTACTGGTCGTGAAATAG
- a CDS encoding MDR family MFS transporter, with protein MYVSKLESKWLVVVAVLFGTFTVILNNSMLNPALPSLISTFNANAVSVGWILTIFMVAMGMTMPVTGYLGDRFGKKSIYLLGLAIFLTGSIFGIFTSSLPFVIAARFVQGIGGGLMMPISMALIFQAFPKQERGLAVGIYGVAAMVAPAIGPTVGGILITYLPWPFLFAFNLPFGLLGLLLASRYLKSTAANPERRFDKGGFVFVTLGIGLILYALGRGQTLDILLSPANLVLIAIGVTAMVVFVFYERKKKQPLLELSVFRNTNYAVSIAVTTTASIGLFSGIFLLPLLIQNVYGLSEIQTGLLFLPAALLSGVMMSLGGRLLDKKGPRWVVPPGLLILAVSTFLIGNLSLSAPFWLILVINMVRGAGLGLSNMPATTAGMNDIPEHLVSQGSAMNNVLRQISSAFGIVFFSIYYEVRRANLTAAGEAAQQASLQTINEAFVISSILMIIMVPISLMMRNSTKEKQQEKGASND; from the coding sequence ATGTATGTGAGTAAATTAGAATCTAAATGGTTAGTTGTTGTTGCGGTCCTTTTTGGCACATTCACTGTCATTCTAAATAATAGTATGCTGAATCCGGCTTTGCCGTCGTTAATTTCAACGTTTAACGCCAATGCAGTTAGTGTTGGCTGGATCTTGACCATTTTTATGGTGGCGATGGGTATGACCATGCCGGTGACAGGGTATCTTGGAGATAGGTTTGGGAAAAAAAGCATTTACTTGCTGGGCCTTGCGATATTTCTGACAGGGTCCATTTTTGGTATTTTTACGAGCAGTCTGCCGTTCGTGATTGCAGCGCGATTTGTGCAAGGTATCGGCGGCGGATTGATGATGCCTATTTCCATGGCGCTTATATTTCAAGCGTTTCCGAAACAGGAACGAGGTCTTGCAGTCGGCATTTACGGTGTTGCGGCTATGGTGGCCCCAGCAATTGGTCCAACGGTTGGCGGAATCTTGATTACGTATTTGCCGTGGCCTTTTCTATTTGCGTTCAATTTGCCATTTGGTCTGCTTGGCTTGCTGCTGGCCAGTCGATACTTAAAATCAACGGCTGCTAATCCAGAACGTCGCTTTGATAAAGGCGGCTTTGTATTTGTTACGCTTGGGATCGGTTTAATTTTATATGCGCTTGGCCGCGGACAGACACTGGATATTCTTCTGTCACCAGCGAATTTAGTATTGATTGCGATTGGTGTTACAGCAATGGTTGTTTTCGTGTTTTATGAGCGCAAAAAGAAGCAGCCGTTATTGGAGTTATCTGTATTTCGTAATACGAACTACGCTGTTTCGATTGCGGTAACGACGACAGCTTCTATTGGTTTATTCTCCGGTATTTTCTTGCTGCCATTGTTGATTCAAAATGTCTACGGGCTGAGTGAAATCCAAACAGGACTGTTATTCCTGCCAGCAGCTTTACTGAGTGGAGTTATGATGTCACTAGGCGGAAGACTATTAGATAAGAAAGGGCCAAGGTGGGTTGTGCCGCCAGGGTTGCTGATTTTAGCAGTATCTACTTTCTTAATCGGGAATCTCAGCTTATCTGCACCTTTTTGGCTTATCTTAGTGATCAATATGGTCAGAGGAGCAGGCCTGGGTCTCAGCAACATGCCTGCAACCACTGCGGGCATGAATGACATACCCGAGCATCTTGTCTCTCAAGGCTCGGCGATGAACAATGTGTTGCGGCAAATATCGTCCGCATTCGGTATTGTCTTTTTCAGTATTTATTATGAAGTACGCCGGGCGAATTTAACGGCAGCAGGAGAAGCGGCACAGCAGGCAAGCTTACAGACAATTAATGAAGCTTTTGTTATATCAAGTATTCTAATGATTATCATGGTGCCGATCTCATTGATGATGCGGAATAGTACAAAGGAAAAACAACAGGAAAAAGGAGCTTCCAATGACTAA
- a CDS encoding haloacid dehalogenase type II yields MTKIKAMVFDVYGTLFDVHSVQDACEQHFPEKGESISSVWRSKQLEYAFLRQLMGQYESFAQVTKDALDYSLEKHNCKYSDEIVQDLMQAYNQLQPYEETKEVLQHFQNRKLAVFSNGPHTMLEPLLQHAGLTEHFDAIVSVDEIKAYKPTTAAYAYVLKQLGVKREEVLFLSSNGWDINGAANFGFHTAWINRNKLPADKLGQELDKVYHDLNGIKGDW; encoded by the coding sequence ATGACTAAAATAAAAGCTATGGTATTTGATGTATACGGAACGCTGTTTGATGTGCATAGTGTCCAGGATGCGTGTGAACAACATTTCCCTGAAAAAGGGGAGTCTATTTCCTCGGTTTGGCGGTCAAAGCAGCTTGAATACGCTTTTTTGAGACAGCTGATGGGGCAGTATGAATCGTTCGCACAAGTGACAAAGGATGCCTTGGATTATAGTTTGGAAAAACATAATTGCAAGTATTCGGATGAGATTGTTCAAGACTTGATGCAAGCGTACAACCAGCTGCAGCCTTACGAAGAGACAAAAGAAGTATTGCAGCACTTTCAAAATCGAAAGCTAGCAGTGTTTTCTAACGGTCCGCACACGATGCTGGAGCCGCTGCTGCAGCATGCCGGTCTTACGGAACACTTTGATGCTATCGTGAGTGTGGATGAAATTAAGGCGTACAAGCCTACTACCGCAGCGTATGCGTATGTATTAAAACAGCTAGGAGTAAAGCGGGAAGAGGTATTATTCCTATCCTCCAATGGCTGGGATATTAACGGCGCTGCCAATTTTGGTTTTCACACGGCGTGGATCAATCGAAACAAGTTACCAGCAGATAAGCTTGGGCAAGAATTGGATAAGGTTTATCATGATTTGAATGGTATAAAGGGCGATTGGTAA
- a CDS encoding ABC transporter substrate-binding protein — MKKTAIALFGLLLLILSACGSSDDSSASGSEKETNETVTYESETGAVEVPADPKRVVVLASYAGNVEALGVDIVGVDGWAKKSPVLAEGLEDAETVTEDDVEKILELKPDLIIGASTTKNLDKFKEIAPTVTYTYNKLDYLAQHVEIGKLLNKEEEAQKQVDDYKTRAKEVGDKIKAKIGEDTTVTVIEKYEKGIGVLGDSWGRGTEVLYQAMGLKMPEKTKEVTKKDGYMMISEEVLADYVGDYLVTSQYSDQDNSYQESELFKEIPAVKEGHLLKADANAFLFNDPLTLEYQVDFFEEEFLK, encoded by the coding sequence ATGAAAAAAACAGCAATTGCTTTATTTGGGCTTCTTTTACTCATTCTAAGCGCATGTGGATCGTCAGATGATTCCAGTGCATCGGGAAGTGAGAAAGAAACAAACGAAACAGTTACATATGAATCAGAAACTGGCGCGGTTGAAGTGCCAGCTGATCCGAAGCGTGTCGTTGTTCTTGCTTCTTACGCAGGTAATGTGGAAGCATTAGGTGTTGACATAGTAGGCGTGGATGGTTGGGCTAAGAAAAGCCCAGTATTGGCGGAAGGCCTTGAAGATGCCGAAACCGTAACCGAAGATGATGTCGAAAAAATTCTAGAGCTGAAACCAGACCTTATTATCGGTGCGAGCACTACGAAAAACTTGGATAAATTCAAAGAAATTGCTCCAACCGTAACGTACACATATAATAAACTGGATTATTTGGCTCAGCACGTAGAGATTGGGAAACTATTGAATAAGGAAGAGGAAGCACAAAAACAAGTAGATGACTACAAGACACGTGCCAAAGAAGTTGGAGATAAAATTAAAGCTAAAATTGGCGAAGACACAACTGTTACAGTCATTGAAAAATATGAAAAAGGTATAGGCGTACTTGGCGATAGCTGGGGCCGCGGCACCGAAGTACTTTATCAAGCTATGGGATTAAAAATGCCAGAAAAGACAAAAGAAGTGACCAAAAAAGATGGCTACATGATGATTTCAGAGGAAGTTTTAGCTGATTACGTTGGCGATTACCTCGTTACCAGCCAGTATAGTGACCAAGATAATTCTTATCAGGAATCCGAGCTGTTCAAAGAAATTCCCGCAGTCAAAGAGGGGCATTTACTAAAAGCAGATGCAAATGCATTTTTGTTCAACGATCCGTTAACATTGGAATACCAAGTCGATTTCTTTGAAGAAGAATTTTTGAAATAA